The Streptomyces tubercidicus DNA segment GAGGCCCTGGCCTGGGAGAGCGGGCCGGCCTGTGCGGCGCGGGCGTTGGACTGCTCGGTCTCGGCGAGGAAACCGGCCCGCTTGATCGCGGTGTCCCGCTCGTACTCCGCCTTCAACGCGGCCGCCTGCTGCTCCCGTTCGGTCGCCTCCTGGTCGGCCTTGGCCTGCGCGATCCGGGCCGTGCTGGCCACCGCGGCGGCGTGCGGTGCGGCGAGATTGGTGATGTAGCCGGAGGTGTCGGCGATCTCCTGGATCTGCAGCGCGTCGACGACGATGCCGAGCTTCTCCATCTCGGAGTGGCTGCCGTCCTTGACCTCCTGGGCGACCCGGTCCCGCTCCCGGATGATCTGCTCGACGGTCAGTCCGCCGACGATCGAGCGCAGATGACCGGCGAAGATCCGGCCGACCAGCTCTTCCATGGTGGCCTGCTCGGAGAGGAACCGGCGGGCGGCGTTGGCGATGGACGTCTGGTCGTCCCCGACCTTGAAGACGGCGACCGCCCGGACGCCGAGCCGGATGCCCTGCTGGGTGACGCAGTCCTCGGAGATCTCTGCCTCCCGCAGCGACAGCGACAGCACACTCGCCTTCTGTTTGACGGGCATGACCCAGCAGCCATGGCCGGTCACGATACGGAATTGGGCGTCCCCGGTCCGGCGCTTCGAGCCGGAGATCAACAGCGCCTCGTTCGGCGCCGGAACATGCCAGAACAACATCGGAAGGCTCCTGGTCCGGTGCGACCTGCCTCGGGGGTGGAGTGCGGGGACGGCCGCAGGAAAAGGGAGTGCTCAGGTGACCGGATACGGTGCGCGGGACGGCCGGCCGGGGTCACGCGGGCAGCGGCGCGACGATCACCGATCGCGCCGAGGTGTGGTCCACCACGATGACCTGTGTATGCCGGGCGATGGGCTCGTGGGACCAGGCGGCGAAGGCCTCGGTGCCGCCGCGTACGGGCAGCAACACCTCTCCCGGGCCGTCGGCCGGGATGGAGACGGTCACCCGCCCGATCACCCCGATCGGGCTGAAGTCCGTCTCATCCGTCGCGCTCACCCGGGCTCCGTCGCTGGTCAAAGCCGCTGTCGGCGCAGCCGCCGGACAGCGGGAAATCCTCGACAACTCAACGGTACTCCGGCGCGGGTGCCGCTCGCGCGGGCCGGCGCGGCAGCCGCCGCGGACCCGCTTCAGGCGTCCAGGCGGGCGGGCCGGGCCGCCGGGACGGCCGGCTTGCGTGGGGGCAGTACGTCGGGCGCGCGATGGGGCCGGAGGGCCGTGAGGGCGGTCTCGGTCTCCTCCATCAGCGCGCGGTAGGAGACCAGGCGCTGCCACTCGGGATCGGCGACCCCGGGCACGGTGGCGGCGCGCTCGGTCCACTGCTTCACCAGCCCGGCGTACACCGGTGTCTGCCTGATGACCTCCGCGGTGATCCACCGCGGCATCTTCCCGGGGCGGGGGAGGGAGGTCGGTCCGTGACCTGCGACGGTGCCGGAAGAGGGGACGCTCATGGCCGTAGAAACGATTCTTCGACGCTGGGGTCACTGCGTATTTTCGCAGCCGGCCGTACTTCCGCCGGTCAGGCGGGGACGCATCTCCGGCGAATATCA contains these protein-coding regions:
- a CDS encoding SPFH domain-containing protein, which encodes MLFWHVPAPNEALLISGSKRRTGDAQFRIVTGHGCWVMPVKQKASVLSLSLREAEISEDCVTQQGIRLGVRAVAVFKVGDDQTSIANAARRFLSEQATMEELVGRIFAGHLRSIVGGLTVEQIIRERDRVAQEVKDGSHSEMEKLGIVVDALQIQEIADTSGYITNLAAPHAAAVASTARIAQAKADQEATEREQQAAALKAEYERDTAIKRAGFLAETEQSNARAAQAGPLSQARASQEVIEEQTALAERQASLAAQRLEAEVRRPADAEAYRLRTLAEAQRDQVRYEADARAYTERTVAQARADANTALAGSLRDGNQELIAANRTIENLPALAESAAEGLSGTQLTVLNGTDGINEIVSGIIGQGLAILNGLKPATATPAATSPPADGTGPLPRKVTRLKQDGAGSGAGSS